The following is a genomic window from Chitinophaga caseinilytica.
CCCTACTGCTGATCTGCGCGCAAACGACGGGGATAAACAGGGTATTTAGTACAACAACGCCGTAGCGGAGATGTTTAGATTGGGGAAATTAATTTGATGGGTTTTTACCCAGCAACTCATGCAAACCCGCCAGGTCAAAAAGCAGGTTACCCAATTTCAGCTCCGACCAGCCGGGCTTCAACCGGTATGTTTGTACCGGAACGCCATCGTCGATCCGCGCTTCCATCTGCATCGCGTCGTAGGGCACGCTTTCCAGCGCGGGACGGATTTCTATCAAATGGGTGGAAATGATGAACAATCCGGATGAAAAACGCTGCAAACCCCGTACCGTTTGCACCAGCAACGCCACGGCCTCTTCCGTATTGGTGCCGCTGAACAATTCATCGAACATGGCGAAGCAGCGCTGCCCCGCTACGGCGGCTTCAGCAACGCTTTTGAGGTAGATGACTTCCTGCATGTAATGGCTCAGGCCGGTTGAAATATCGTCGGTGACGTTAAGGGCGGCCATGAAAGAATCGAACATCGGCAGGGCGCATTGCTCCGCCGGCACGCCCAGGCCCAGGTGCCCCAACATCACACAGAGCCCGATCCCCTTCATGGCGGTCGACTTCCCACCCATATTCGGGCCCGTCAGCAATACGATATTCGAGCCGCCCGTAAAATCGTTCCGCACCGCATTCTTCACCAGCGGATGATAAAACCCCTCCAGCCGGAGGGGCCCTTCATGGAACTCCGGGAACGTCAGCCCATGGGCAATGATCCCTTTCGCCAGCGACCAATATAGCTCGAATTCGTGCAACGCTTCCCAGAAAGGATCGAGCTGCTTGCGTTGTTTCATTTCCTGCAGCTCTTTCAGCAGCATGGAAGCATGAAAATCACCAAACCGGTCTTTATGCACCGCCTCCACGCCCCTTTTGATCTTCAACCGTGCGAGCACCCGCTGGATCCGGTCCACCTTTTCCTGGAATGCCTCCGGGTATCCAATGTCTTCCGGCAAAGGGAAGTAAAACGCATCCAGCCGCTCGAAAAAGAACATCACCTGCACACTTTTGCCGCGCACGAGCTTTCGGTTGGTGGAAGGGAACATCCTCGCCCACACGCCCGGGAACTCGTAAGCGAAATAATCGGCCTGGGTGGTGAATGTCAGCACTTCCTCGAAATCATAGCGGGAATACGCAAAATGCTGGAGATGCTTCCAGTGCCGGATAAACGTCTTCAAAACCGCCTGCCGGTGAAGGATCTGCTGAAGGGAAAGCCCGCCGCTGCGAAAAAAATCTTCCAGCAGTTGCCGGGCGGGGCGACTGTAAGTATGGTCGAACAGGGAAACGATTTCCCGGGGGATCTGGAGCGTTTCGGGCATACGGGACGTTGTACGCCTGGAGCGCAAAACTCCTGCCAGATATGAAAAAGCCGGGACCATGCGGCCCCGGCTCCTATCAAAAGTTTTGTTAATCTTAGTTGAGAACGTTCTTTTCCTTCTTGATTTCGATCCCTTTCTCGTCTTTCATTTTCGCAAATCCGCCGTTTACGTTGCGGAGGTTATGGATGCCTTCACGCTTCATGAGCGAGCAGGCGATCACGCTGCGGTAGCCGCCCTGGCAATGAACGTAAAGGTTGAGGTGCTCGTCGAGATGGGCCATGGTACCGGGGTCTGTGAGCTCGCTGAGCGTGAGGTTCACCGCGTCTTTCACATGGCCGTCGGCGAATTCTGCCGGTTTGCGGACGTCGATCACCTGGAGGTTTTCGTCGTGCGGGATGTCCATCGCCAACTCGTCGGGGTCTACGGAAATGATCATATCCATCTTTTCGCCGGCGTTCTTCCAGGCGTCGAACCCGCCTTCGAGGTAGCCTTCCACTTTGTCGAAACCTACGCGCGCGAGGCGGACGATCGTTTCTTCTTCCTGGCCGGGCGCGGTAACGAGGACCATCGCTTTATCGAACGGCAGGAGGCTGCCCGCCCATTCGGCGAAGCGGCCTTCCAGCCCGATGCTGATGGAGCCGGGCACGAAGCCTTCGGTGAAAGTGGTGGCGTGGCGCGTGTCGAGGATAACGGCGCCATGTTCCGACTTTTCCTTGAAAGCGGCTATGGATAAAGGTTGCAGGCTGCGCTCCATGACTTTGTTCATGGCGTCGTAACCTTCCTTGTTGATTTGTGCGTTGATGGGGAAATATTGCGGCGGGGTGCTGAGACCGTCGGTCACCTGGCGGATGAATTCGTCTTTGTTATCTGCGAGGAGCGCGTAATTGTCGCGCTTTTGCTCGCCGATGGTGGAGGAAGTATTGGGACCGAGGTTCTTTCCGCAAGACGAGCCCGGGCCATGCGCGGGATATACGATCACGCCGTCTGGCAGGGTTTTGATTTTCGTGTTGAGGGATTCGAACAGCATGCCGGCCAGTTGTTCTTTGGTGAGGTTGCCGCTGAAGAGGTCCGGACGGCCAACATCCCCTACAAAGAGGGTGTCTCCCGTAAAAATGGCGTTCGGTTCGCCGGCTTCGTCGAGCAGGAGGTAGCAAGTGCTTTCCAGCGTGTGGCCGGGGGTGTGAAGGGCGCGAACGGTCAATTTGCCGATGCGGAATTCTTCCCCGTCTTTGGCGATATGCACCGGGAACCCGGTTTTGGTTTCAGGGCCATAAACGATCGGCGCATGGGTGGCAGCGGCCAGGTCGAGGTGACCGGAAACGAAATCGGCATGAAAGTGCGTCTCGAAAATATATTTAATGGCGGCATTTCTTTCGTGGGCCAGTTCAAGATAGGGCTCAATGTCGCGCAGGGGGTCGATGATGGCTGCCTCACCCTCCGACTCGATATAATAGGCGGCTTCCGATAAGCACCCGGTATACAACTGCTTAATGTACATAGTGGTTTTTGATTTGAGCAAAAATACGAAAAAACAAAAGACCGCCTTCAGGGGCGGTCTTTTGAGTATCGTAGGTGGCCCAGGGTAGGGCACGGTTATGAAAAAGAAAGATGTGTGGCTTATCCCACCAGTTCTTCCACGAATTTTGCCACTTCGGCAATACGCTGCTTGTTGATGGTATAATGGATAAACTTGCCGTCTCTTTCGGTAATCACGATCCCGGCGCGGCGCAGGATGGCGAGATGCTGGGAGGCTACCGACTGTTCCAGGCGCAGTTTCACATAAATCTCCGTTACAGTCATGCGCTTATGGTCCTCCAGCAGCTTGATCATCTGCTGGCGGAGCTTGTGGTTGATCGCTCTCAACACCATCGCGGCTTTCTTAACGGCAATGTAATCCAATTTGATCTGATCTTTTTCATTGTTACCTCTAGAAATAATAAGAGTATTAGAAGAGGTAGTTAATAATTGTTTTTCCATCGCAAAATAGTTTTAAAAAATAATGAAATGACAGGGATCAACGGACAGTAAAACGGGACTATTAGACAATAATCGCGGATATTGATTAGACAAAATTATAATATCTGTCACAATAAAAAAAATTTCTATACCTTCTTTTTTAATATATAGCCCGGAATATCCCTGTTTTTTCCACAATTTGACGCTTTCGTGACACTTCCGGGCGCTATCTGCCGTCCGTCGACATCCTTTCAGATATAAACGTAATTCTATGCGTAATATGATGCCGGGAAATGCTAAAAATCTGCTAAAAAATCAACGGATGTTATTTTTTGCCGGGATGGAAGAAGGCTTTGAGGTAGTGCGGAGCGAAGTAGGCCACATCCTGGAAATCCTTATCCGCAAAGGCTTTCGCGGCAAGGCTGACCATATGTTCGGCCGAAATCACGTAGGATGGAAAAAGCGTATTGGTTGGCTCACCTAACAATTGCTGCCATTTGGGGGCCCCGTCGCCAAAGAAAATGACGGTTTTCTGTGCAATAAAGTTGTCGAGCGAGTGCGGTTCCAGCACCATCGCCTGGGGCGGCAGCAGTGCTTCGAGGTTTTGATCGAACACGGCGGTGAACACCTCCATCCTCCGCGCATCGATCATGGGGGCGTACAACACATCTTCGGAAGGCCGCTGCGCCTGCATCCCCGCCGCCATCATCTGCAGCGTCGATATCGCGATGAGCGGCTTCTTCCAGGTGTAACACAATCCTTTCGCGGTAGCCGTCCCCACACGGAGCCCCGTATACGACCCCGGCCCCGCGCTCACCGCGATGGCGTCGATGTCTTGCGGATTCACCCCGTGGCGCTTCATCAGCTCCCCGATGTTCCGGGTAATGGTAGCGGCATGTTCGCGCTGGTCGGTATTGTGGATCGTTTCCACCACCTGCCCGTTGCGCGCGAGGCATACGGAGCCGATGGAAGTTGCAGTATCGATATGGAGTATCTGTGCCAATGTCCGGAATTAGTCGGGTTGTTGGATAAATGTTTGGTATTCCTGTTCAAGCGTATCGCAGACGCGGTACCGCTCATTGCCCGTTTCGGCGTGCACGGCGCGCAGCACTTCGTAAACGTTCCGGATGCCGATGCGCCGGCACCATTCGAACGGACCGAAAGGATAATTGGTGCCCAGTTTCATGGAAATGTCTATGTCTTCCCGCGAAGCGGTCCCTTCTTCCGCCGTGAAATAGGCTTCGTTGACGATCATGGCGACGGTGCGCGGCGTAACGAGGCCTGCGGCCGCTTTCACCGTGTCGTATTCCCATCCCAGTTCGGCCATGACCGATCGCAGCGTTTCGGCGTCCCCTTCCGCGGGGATGCCCACTTCCAGCCGCGGCATCCCGTAAAAACCGGGCAGCCAGTTCACGGCATATACGCGCCGATGTTCCTCCCAGGCCACTGCCGGCGTTTTCACGAGGCAGCCCAGCACGGGCATTTCGGGGCGCAGCGCGTAGATCATGAGGTTTTCCGGCCGCTCGTCGAGCGAAAGGTCGATCACCAGGTCTGCCCCGCCTTTCAGCGGCTGCAATTCCGGTTCGTACAAAACGCGGTGCGCGCCGGTGTTCCTCGACTGGCGAAACGCGTCCCACCGCTGCCTGTCGCCCGTTACAAGAATATCCATCGGCGGTTATTTAACGGCGATCATGGAAATCTCCACATTGGCGCCTTTGGGCAATGCGGCTACCTGCACGGTTTCGCGGGCGGGGAAATAACCGGTGAAATATTTCCCGTACACTTCGTTGATCTGCCCGAAATCGCCCATGTTCATGATGAAAATGGTGCTTTTCACGACATCGGAAAAATCCATACCCGCCTCGGAAAGGATGTTGCGGAGGTTCTGCATCACGCGATGGGTTTCGGCGATGATATCGTCTTGCTCCATCTGCCCGCTTTCCGGGTTCAGCGCGATCTGGCCGGAGATGAACAGCATGTTGCCCGCCTGCACGGCCTGGTTGTACGGACCGATCGGTGCCGGCGCATTGGTGGAGTTGATGATTTGTTTTTCCATATGCCGCAAAAATAAGGTTTTGCGCCTGCAAAAATGCTTATATTAGCTGAACGTATCAGCCGAGACTAGTCAACTACCCGAAGAAAATTTAGCTGCACTAATATGTATGTCAAAACAAGGCATGGTCTGTCATTGAATGGCGCATGGCAAATGCAGATCGCACTGTTTGCGGGATGGATCATTCCCTGCGCGATCGTGTTCCTGGTATCTGGCATCAACCTCCTGCAATTTCCCGAAATCCTTTCCTGGTTATACACCCTGGGCGGTGTGAGCGTTATTGTCTGCGCACTCGTCCGCAAGCGCGATAATTTCCAGTTCATGCCGCGGTTGTACATGACCGGCGAGTTGTTCCTGCTTTGTGTTTCCATGGCCATTGCGCTGGTGATGGTGAAAGACGGGCTGGGCAGCATCCTGCCGCTGCCGGTTTGGTCAGACATGAGTTTTACCTCGATCCGCATCGGCTCGCCGTATTCCATCATTTGCACGGTTATGCTCATGGCGATGATGGAAGAAATACTGTTCCGGGGAATCATCATGGAGGCCCTCCTCCACCGCTATTCTTCCGGCGTTGCGCTCGTGCAGAGCGCGCTGCTGTACATGCTCGCGCATCCAGACCCTTCGCAGATGCCGGGCGCGTTCATGATGGGGCTGGTGACCGGCGCGTTCTACCTCCGCTTCCGCGATCTTTGTCCGTCGATGCTCGTGCACGTGGCTTACAACGGCGCTTCGGCGCTCCTGCTCAACGTGGGCAGCCATCATTTCACGCAGCATTCGCCCGTGATGTATTATCTGATGGTGGCCGGCTGCGCAGGCGCCCTCATCGCGGGGTACTTCCTCCTGCAGCGCATTTCTCCTCCCAAATCAACGGCAAAAGCGGCCCCCCTTCCCGGGAAACCGCTTCTGCATACGGAAAGTTCCGTCTGATTTATTTTCCGAACAGCAACGCTGCCAGTTTCTTATCGTGGCCATACACGTCGTCCCGGAAATTGAGACGCCCCTGGCTGTCGACCCACGCCGTGAAATACCCGATAAACACGGGGATTTTCTCTTTCACCGTTACATATTTTTCCTTGTTGGCGTTCATGGCGGCGTCGATCTTGGCGGTCGTCCAGCTGGAATCTTTCCGCAGCACCCATTCCGCCAGTTTTTTCGGTTCGGAGACGCGGATGCAGCCGTGCGAGAAGGAGCGCTTCGTTTCGTTGAACAATCCTTTCGAGGGCGTGTCGTGCAGGTAAATATTGTATTCGTTGGGGAAAAGGAATTTCACTTTGCCGAGCGAGTTGCTGGGCCCGGGTTTCTGTCTTATCGAAATGCTGTTCCCACTTCCCGACATTTCCATGTTATGCCGTGCCAGGTAAGCTTTTCCGCTCTTCCGGATGCCCGGCAGCACTTCTTTCCTCAGGATGCCCGGGGGTACGTTCCAGTAAGGGCTGAACACGACGTATTTCAAATCTTTGCTGAAGATCACGGTGCTGTTGCCTTGCGTGCCCACCACCACGTTGCAGCTCCAGGCCAGCTTGCCGTCTTCGTAGGCATGCAGCCGGAATTCCGGGATGTTCACGAGCAGGTAATCGGTATTTACTTCCACCGGCACCCAGCGGATGCGTTCCATATTGAGGAGGATCTGTTGCATGTAGTGCTCCAGCGGCCGGTTCAGCGACGCCACGGTGCTTTCGCGGATAACGCCGTCTTCCTTCTGCCCGAAACGCGCCTGGAAGTTGCGCAGGGCGCTGTCGAGCTGCGGCGTGAAGCGGGATGTGGTATCGCTGTCCTTGAAATCTCCATACATCTGCAGTCTTTTTTTCACGGCGGCGATAACGTTGGAAGAATCGCCCGATTTGTAGGTTTTCTTTTTCTCGATCCGGATAGAATCCAGCACCGGATTGTCTTTCGCGAGTTTGGCGAGGCGTTGCAGTTCATCGCGCAGCAGTTTGTATTGCCGGTTGACGGGTTCGTTGGTAGCGATGGCTGTTTTCGGATAGCGGATAACGGAATCGAGGAGGCTTTCTACATTTATTTTTTTGCGGGGGATGAACCACTCCAGGTCTTTGGAATTGTCGCTGGTCATGCCGCCCCATGTTTTCTGGGCGTAATCGAAGAATTGGCCGGTGAGGGAAATTTCGGTGATGCGGTACAGTAAATCCTTACGGTTTAATTCGCTGCCTTCGGCGCTGAGCGAATCGTACAGGCGGAGGGCGGCGGATTTGTCGAGCGAGGAATCGCGGATGCCGGTGGCTTCGTCTTGCCGCATCATGTTCATGAATCCGCCGGCTTGTTCGGTGAGGCCTGCGCTATCGATCCATGCGAAGTGGAAATCGCGTTTGCGATAGAAGTCGAGGATGGATTCGCGATATGGCGCAAATTCCGCATGATGGTCCAGGAACGCCACAACGAGGTTGCTGTCCATCGCTTCGGCGATGTATTCTTCTTTGGTGTAGTGCGTGGTGTCGCGGTTAATGCCTTCGCCTTTAGGTCTTTTCTGGCCTTGTTGGCAGGCCACGGCGAGGGCCAGGAGCAAAGTGGGCAGTACGATTTTTTTCAGCATAGCGAAGTAGCATTTAGGAGGTATAACAATCTTCCGCCGGGTATGTTGCAAAGCGGGGGCCGGAATGCGGGCGGAGGAAAAAAGGGCGCAACCGGCCGGGTGCGCCCTTTTTCGAATATCAGAGCTTGATTTCTTCGTCGTTGTTGTCGAAGAAGTGGTATTCTGTGAGATGGTAGTTGGAGTCGGCGCGGAGCTTGATCCATTTTTTGTACGCGAAGTACCATTTCCATTGGCGGCTGCGGAGCCATCCTTTGGTGAGGTAGGCGTAGAGGATGGGGTGCACACGGATGGTGAGCCCTTTGTGCTGGTGGTTGAGAAGATACTGGAGGTTCTTCTCGATATCTTCCACGATGAGCATGGAAGCGCCGATTTTGCCGGTTCCTTTGCAGGTGGGGCAATCTTCGGCGACGGAAATGGTGATTTCCGGTTTCACCCGCTGGCGGGTGATTTGCATGAGCCCGAACTTGGAGATGGGCAAAATGGTGTGTTTGGCCCTGTCTGTCGCCATGAATTTCTCCATGGCTTCGTATACGTTCTTTTTGTTCTCCGGCAGTTTCATATCGATGAAATCGATGATGATGATGCCGCCGAGGTCGCGGAGGCGCAGCTGCCGGGCGATTTCCGCTGCGGCTTCCAGGTTAGACGCGAGGGCGTTTTGTTCCTGGTTGTTGCTGGAGCTTTTGTAGCCCGAGTTGACGTCGATGACGTGGAGGGCTTCCGTGGCTTCGATGATGAGATACACGCCGGAGTCGAGGTTGACGGTTTTGCCGAAGGAGGCTTTTACCTGCCGGGTGACGCCGAAGTGGTCGAAGATGGGGGCGCCGTTGTGGTAGTAGGTGACGATGTCCTGCTTTTCGGGCGCTATCTTCTGGATATACGTTTTTGTGTCGGTGTAAATATTTTTATCGTTGATGACGATCCTGTTGAAGGATTCGTTCAGCAGATCGCGGAGGATGCTGGTGGTTTTGGTTTGTTCGCTGAGGATTTTCTGCGGGGCCTGACCGTTCCGGAGGTTTTCCTGGATGGTGTGCCAGGTGTTTACCAGGGTGGTGAGGTCTTCGTGGAGCTCGGCGGTTTTCTTGCCTTCGGCGGCGGTGCGGACGATGACGCCAAAATTGGGCGGTTTGATGGCTTCGACGATCTTCTGGAGCCTTTTCCGTTCTTCGGAGGAGTGGATCTTTTTGGAGACGGCCACGATATTGTTGAACGGGGTGATGACGATGAACCTTCCCGGGAGGGAGATTTCGCAGCTGAGGCGCGGGCCTTTTGATGAAATGGGCTCCTTGAGGATCTGGACGAGGATGTTGGGTTTTCCGCCGAGGACTTCCGTTATTTTACCGGTTTTGATGATTTCGGGCTCATTTTTGAATTTGCCGAAGTCGAAAGCGCCGGATTTATCGGAGATGGCCTGGTTGGTGAACTTCAGGATGGAGCGGATGTACGGGCTAAGGTCGGTGTAATGGAGGAAGGCGTCCTTTTCGAACCCTACGTCCACGAAAGCCGCGTTCAGGCCTGGGATGAGTTTTTTTACTTTGCCTAAATAAAGGTCCCCCACTGCAAAATTAGGATTGCCGCTTTCGTGATGCAGCTCTACCAACTTCTTATCTTCCAGCAATGCAATTTCAACACCAGACGGTGCTGCATTTATAATCAATTCCTTATTCAAGCGTCAAAATTTTATCCATAAATACTTTCACTTTATGCCACCCTCTCGGTGCTCTGTGGGTTGACAAGGGGGTACAGCATTCCCGGTTGTAGCCGGTGGTCTGGCGGCTTACACGTCGTCGAGAGGGGATTGCAAAGGGTTCAGTGATATACAGGTATCCGTGGTGTCTGCGGGGCTGACTACGAAAACAACCTGCATGACACTAGCAATTTAATGATTAATGCTAACATCATGCAGGATTGCATTAAAAAATTTATCGCGCAGCCCCTCCGGCTATCTATATGCTTAGTATAAATGGCGGGGAAACAGGAGAATTATTTCTTGCCTTTCTTGTGGCGGTTCTTTCTCAGTCTTTTCTTACGCTTGTGGGTTGCGATTTTATGTCTCTTTCTTTTCTTTCCGCAGGGCATACGCTTGTAATTTTTTTAATGTTTTATAAAATACTATTTAATACTTTTTATGTATTCGTCGATCTCGGCCGCCAAAGCGGGGTCTTTGATCATTTTGCGGCACTGCCGGAGCAGGTCTACCGCTTTTTCGTTTTCCCCTTTGCTCTGGTAGGCCACAGCCTGGAGGAAAAGCGCTTTGGGTTCGTTGGGCGTGCGTTCGAGGACTTTGTCCATTCTTTCGATCGCCTTATCGAACTGGCCGGATTTGATGGAGAAATTTGCCAGGGTGAGCTGAGCGTCCAGGAAATCCGGGTTCTTTTCTGCCACTTCGCGGAGGATGCCGATGCCTTTCATGGGCTCGCCGGTATAATCCACGATGAGGGCTCCTTTTCTCAGTTTCAGCGTATCATTGCCGGGTTCCAGGGCGATGGCCCGGTCGAGCAATTCAAGCGCGGATGAAACTTCCCACAATTTCACCGCAGGGTCCTGGGTGTGTGAAAGGTGCTCCAAAAATAAATTGGCTGCAAAGGTGAGGTTTTTTCCGGAATTTTCCAACTTGGCTGCTTCTCCGGCATAATGTGCGGCGATGGGCGCCTCGTTGAGGCCGTCCCAGAGGAGGTAAAGCTGGCGGTAGGCATTGATTTGCTGCGTCTGCACGTCTCCGCGCACTACAGCATTTTCCAGCCGGGAGATCTCTCCCAGCCTTTCGGCAGGAACTCGTTCCTTGGCCTTCTGCAATAAGTCCTTGAAATCCGCTGCTTTAGCGGCATTTCCTTGTGGCATAGCCATGCCGGTAGCGGCATGGTCGTGATCATGCACCTTCGGCGAAATTCGGCCGAACGCGAACAAAGCGATAACTGCGGCAACGCCGAGGCCAATCAGCAATAGTTGATTTCTTTGCACCCTATTCCAATATTAGGATGCAAATCTATGAACTTTTAAGCTTCTTTACCTCTGCAACAAATTCTTTCGACGGTTTAAACGCCGGAATGTAGTGCTCGGGGATCTCCACGGCCACATTCTTCTTGATGTTGCGCCCGATCTTGGCGGCCCTTTTCTTGGTAATAAAGCTGCCAAATCCGCGGATGTAGATATGTTCGCCATTCGCTAACGCCTCCTTCACTTCCTTGAACATGGCTTCGAGTGTTACTAACACATCTACTTTCGGGATGCCGGTTTTTTCAGCAATGTTGTTAATCAAATCAGCTTTTCTCATAATGAAGCGGAGGATTACTTGTTTTCAAAGTTAAATAAAAAATTTTAATCGCTCTATTTTCAAGCAAATAAAATTTAATATTTTTTATTATAGATAGCAGGTTATAAAAATACGTTTATTTGCGTTCTTTACCAACCCGTAAATCATTGCAACACAATACTATCAAAGGTTTCGGGACAGCGAATATATACAAATCAATCGACATATATAAATTATTTTGTGCAAATGACCGATATGAAGCAATTTTTTACCGCGGGTATCCTGGCCTGGAATGAGCTGCAGAACGACCGGTCCATGCCCTGGAAACAGGAAAAAGACCCCTACCGCATCTGGCTCTCCGAGATCATCCTCCAGCAAACCCGCGTGGAACAGGGCCGCCCCTATTACGAACGCTTCATTTCCGCCTACCCCACCATCACCGAGCTCGCCGACGCGCCCGACGAGGAAGTTTTCCGCCTCTGGCAAGGCCTCGGCTATTACGCCCGCTGTAAAAACATGCTCGCCGCCGCCCGCACCGTGGCCCGCGACTTCAACGGCCGCTTCCCCGGCACCTACGAAGGCATCTCCGCACTGAAAGGCGTTGGCGCGTACACCGCCGCCGCCATCGCTTCTTTCGCGTACAACCTCCCGCACGCCGTACTGGACGGCAACGTGTACCGCGTACTGGCGCGGTTCTTCGGTATCGACACGCCCACGGATACCACCGCGGGTAAAAAACTTTTCACTCAACTTGCCCAGGACGTACTTCCCGTGCAACAGGCCGGCACTTATAATCAGGCGATCATGGACTTCGGGGCCGTTGTCTGCAAACCACAGACTCCACGCTGCAAATCTTGCCGGTTATCCTCCCAATGCGTAGCTTTTCAAAAAGGATTAACAGATCTCGTTCCTGTAAAATCCAAAAAATTACGCATAAAAAAAGATATTTCTATTATTTGTTGCTAAGCAAAGGCTCACTGCGGTACGTCCGCAAGCGCACCGGCAAAGACATCTGGGAAAACCTCCACGAGTTCCCCATGATCGAGACCCCGGCGCCCGTCTCCGATGCCGAACTGCTCGCCTCCCCGGCCTTCCGCGCCCTGGTAGGCCCCGGCGCCGTAACGGTGGAACAGGCTTTCCCGGAAAGGAAACAACAGCTCACCCATCAAACCATCCACGCCCGCTTCCTGCGGATCGGGCCGGAAAAGGCCATATTGCCGCCCGAAGGCTTCCGCGCCGTGAGCGCAGCAGAACTGGAACTGCTGGCTTTTCCGAAGATCATCGTCGATTTCCTGAAAGGATGACGATCGGGCTGCACTCCGGTACCATTCATTTATAACGACTTATAAAAAATATTCGTGCCCTCGGCCGATAATTTTTTGTGTACCCGATCAGAAAAAACATTAACTTTAATAAGGTTGACCGTGAGATGATTTTTTAAACATAGGACAGAATTAAAACCTACAATTATGAGAGGTGTTAATAAAGTAATCCTGATTGGCAATCTTGGCAGAGACCCCGATGTTCAGTTCCTGGAAGGCAACATAGCAGTGGCAAAATTCTCACTGGCCACTACGGAAACTTTCAAAGACCGCGCCGGCAAGCTGATTTCCCAGACAGAATGGCACACAGTCGTGCTCTGGAGGGGCCTGGCAGAGCTGGCCCAGAAATACCTCCACAAAGGAAGCCTCGTCTATATCGAGGGGCGCCTCCGCACCCGCAGCTGGGAAGACAAGGAGGGCAACAAGAAATTCGCTACCGAAGTGGTGGGCGATAACCTCGTGATGCTCGACAAGCGGATGGACGTCGGCAATGGCGACCATGCCATTTCCCACGGGTCCGGCTCCTCCACCGGGCAGCAAAGCGGCCCCGGCCACCATGGCGAAGGTTTCCCCGGCATCGAGATCCCGCCCATGGGCGAGGCAGCCGACGATCTACCGTTTTGAAAAACCACCCCGGGGCAAGGCCCGCTCCTTTTCCTTGCCGTATCGGGACATTCTTTATATTTGCACGCGGGAAAGCGATTCACCTCTCCAAGACCTGAATTACTTTCCCCTTATTTTTGACCAAAGCTCATCATCTTGGCTTATTTTTCGGCTAGCATGCTACCGTTACTGAATGTTTTCCTGCAAAACCCGGCGCCGGCCGCCGCCCCCGATGTGAATGTCCTCGTGTTCCTGCTGGTCATTTTCATTCTGCTCCTGCTCACCTTCATCGTGTCTGGCGCAGAAGTTGCCTTCTTTTCATTGAACTACAAAGACCTTAACGTCCTCAAAACCAGGCAGAACAATGCCGGCCGCACCATCACACGGCTGCTCGAAAAGCCGAAATCGCTGCTGGCATCCCTCCAGATCGCCAACATCCTTTTCAACATCGCCTTCATCTTCATCACCAATTACCTCATTTACCAGGTAGAGTCGCTCCAGGAGCTGGCCGTGGTTTCCTTCGTGGTCCGCATCGCCATCATCACCCTGGTACTCCTCTTCTTCGGACAGATCCTCCCGCGCGTGTGGGCCACCCAGAACAACATGCG
Proteins encoded in this region:
- a CDS encoding MutS-related protein, encoding MPETLQIPREIVSLFDHTYSRPARQLLEDFFRSGGLSLQQILHRQAVLKTFIRHWKHLQHFAYSRYDFEEVLTFTTQADYFAYEFPGVWARMFPSTNRKLVRGKSVQVMFFFERLDAFYFPLPEDIGYPEAFQEKVDRIQRVLARLKIKRGVEAVHKDRFGDFHASMLLKELQEMKQRKQLDPFWEALHEFELYWSLAKGIIAHGLTFPEFHEGPLRLEGFYHPLVKNAVRNDFTGGSNIVLLTGPNMGGKSTAMKGIGLCVMLGHLGLGVPAEQCALPMFDSFMAALNVTDDISTGLSHYMQEVIYLKSVAEAAVAGQRCFAMFDELFSGTNTEEAVALLVQTVRGLQRFSSGLFIISTHLIEIRPALESVPYDAMQMEARIDDGVPVQTYRLKPGWSELKLGNLLFDLAGLHELLGKNPSN
- a CDS encoding MBL fold metallo-hydrolase, with translation MYIKQLYTGCLSEAAYYIESEGEAAIIDPLRDIEPYLELAHERNAAIKYIFETHFHADFVSGHLDLAAATHAPIVYGPETKTGFPVHIAKDGEEFRIGKLTVRALHTPGHTLESTCYLLLDEAGEPNAIFTGDTLFVGDVGRPDLFSGNLTKEQLAGMLFESLNTKIKTLPDGVIVYPAHGPGSSCGKNLGPNTSSTIGEQKRDNYALLADNKDEFIRQVTDGLSTPPQYFPINAQINKEGYDAMNKVMERSLQPLSIAAFKEKSEHGAVILDTRHATTFTEGFVPGSISIGLEGRFAEWAGSLLPFDKAMVLVTAPGQEEETIVRLARVGFDKVEGYLEGGFDAWKNAGEKMDMIISVDPDELAMDIPHDENLQVIDVRKPAEFADGHVKDAVNLTLSELTDPGTMAHLDEHLNLYVHCQGGYRSVIACSLMKREGIHNLRNVNGGFAKMKDEKGIEIKKEKNVLN
- a CDS encoding ArsR/SmtB family transcription factor, which gives rise to MDYIAVKKAAMVLRAINHKLRQQMIKLLEDHKRMTVTEIYVKLRLEQSVASQHLAILRRAGIVITERDGKFIHYTINKQRIAEVAKFVEELVG
- the tsaB gene encoding tRNA (adenosine(37)-N6)-threonylcarbamoyltransferase complex dimerization subunit type 1 TsaB, whose amino-acid sequence is MAQILHIDTATSIGSVCLARNGQVVETIHNTDQREHAATITRNIGELMKRHGVNPQDIDAIAVSAGPGSYTGLRVGTATAKGLCYTWKKPLIAISTLQMMAAGMQAQRPSEDVLYAPMIDARRMEVFTAVFDQNLEALLPPQAMVLEPHSLDNFIAQKTVIFFGDGAPKWQQLLGEPTNTLFPSYVISAEHMVSLAAKAFADKDFQDVAYFAPHYLKAFFHPGKK
- a CDS encoding 3-hydroxyacyl-CoA dehydrogenase family protein produces the protein MDILVTGDRQRWDAFRQSRNTGAHRVLYEPELQPLKGGADLVIDLSLDERPENLMIYALRPEMPVLGCLVKTPAVAWEEHRRVYAVNWLPGFYGMPRLEVGIPAEGDAETLRSVMAELGWEYDTVKAAAGLVTPRTVAMIVNEAYFTAEEGTASREDIDISMKLGTNYPFGPFEWCRRIGIRNVYEVLRAVHAETGNERYRVCDTLEQEYQTFIQQPD
- a CDS encoding RidA family protein, which encodes MEKQIINSTNAPAPIGPYNQAVQAGNMLFISGQIALNPESGQMEQDDIIAETHRVMQNLRNILSEAGMDFSDVVKSTIFIMNMGDFGQINEVYGKYFTGYFPARETVQVAALPKGANVEISMIAVK
- a CDS encoding type II CAAX endopeptidase family protein, yielding MQIALFAGWIIPCAIVFLVSGINLLQFPEILSWLYTLGGVSVIVCALVRKRDNFQFMPRLYMTGELFLLCVSMAIALVMVKDGLGSILPLPVWSDMSFTSIRIGSPYSIICTVMLMAMMEEILFRGIIMEALLHRYSSGVALVQSALLYMLAHPDPSQMPGAFMMGLVTGAFYLRFRDLCPSMLVHVAYNGASALLLNVGSHHFTQHSPVMYYLMVAGCAGALIAGYFLLQRISPPKSTAKAAPLPGKPLLHTESSV